In one Helicobacter ibis genomic region, the following are encoded:
- a CDS encoding CDP-glycerol glycerophosphotransferase family protein codes for MIDLVQEQINKFISITKKELESKLSNDRENIVIVSYYPTYRSQYGELIERLMERYNVIVVYSMKCNDEFEKKGHHSMFIPWRIVENNQTYYLNMDIPNIDLIITADEVGYLEGKIDKTFLSKTAKRIYLPHRLNGACGNLEYHTGVLVPSKRALEGFKEKDSNKLIKCGYPQLDYAIKNYTFKDTNTICYAPTLRYVEYDRKANVNIFAGLEILIIEWLLKNTTFNIVYRAHPLAFSNNHSYYKTILSRFRDEKRFSFNNSIGYDFFNNISFMITDWSSTSRLFSYTTLRPCLFFMPYPMNDSELANGEYVFSDLRASSLESLKKLMDNIDYKKEEARYKQMREDEVYNIGKSCEAILDYIGDILGG; via the coding sequence ATGATTGATTTGGTGCAAGAACAAATAAACAAATTTATAAGTATTACAAAAAAGGAGTTAGAATCTAAGCTAAGTAATGATAGGGAAAATATAGTAATAGTCTCATATTATCCAACTTATAGATCTCAATATGGTGAGCTAATAGAAAGGTTAATGGAGAGATATAATGTAATTGTTGTGTATTCTATGAAATGTAATGATGAGTTTGAAAAGAAGGGTCATCATAGCATGTTTATACCTTGGAGAATTGTTGAGAATAATCAGACATATTATCTAAATATGGATATACCTAACATTGATCTAATAATTACTGCAGATGAGGTTGGGTATTTAGAAGGCAAGATAGATAAGACATTTTTAAGTAAGACTGCAAAGAGAATCTATCTACCACATAGGCTAAATGGTGCTTGTGGGAACTTGGAGTATCATACAGGGGTTTTAGTGCCTAGCAAGAGAGCATTAGAAGGATTTAAAGAAAAAGATTCAAATAAGCTTATAAAATGCGGTTATCCACAGCTTGATTATGCTATTAAAAATTATACTTTTAAAGATACTAATACAATATGCTATGCACCTACATTAAGGTATGTAGAATATGATAGAAAAGCTAATGTAAATATATTTGCAGGATTAGAGATTCTAATAATTGAATGGTTGCTTAAAAACACAACTTTTAATATTGTGTATAGAGCTCACCCACTAGCATTTTCTAATAATCATTCATATTATAAAACTATACTAAGCAGATTTAGAGACGAAAAAAGATTTAGCTTCAATAATTCTATTGGATATGATTTTTTTAATAATATATCATTTATGATTACTGATTGGAGTTCTACTAGTAGGCTTTTTTCTTATACTACATTACGTCCTTGTTTATTTTTTATGCCATATCCTATGAATGATAGCGAATTAGCAAATGGAGAGTATGTATTTAGTGATTTAAGAGCAAGTAGTTTAGAATCCCTAAAAAAGTTAATGGACAATATAGACTATAAAAAAGAAGAAGCAAGATATAAACAAATGAGAGAAGATGAAGTCTATAACATAGGTAAGTCTTGTGAAGCTATTTTAGATTATATAGGCGATATTTTAGGGGGATAA
- a CDS encoding sugar phosphate nucleotidyltransferase — protein sequence MRAIILAAGLGSRLRPMTLHTPKPLLLVYGKSILEHNIELLLDNGFDDIVVVCGYKHESFDELQKKLCFTKIVFEDYEGKNSAASLKFAKDFIQKGTLVLNGDLYLTKSPLNHARFGVTQILAQVIKDKCWGYATSSDCVLLDIDIDCANSLGDGVAFFDNESDMPYILESLAKCSDDEYWEALFLELFRYTRVYVFDNGEFYVEIDSFKDALQQNMLTPQEVAQACSDNGEATRLAGITNINYKIRFLGKDKVIRIANKDIDRIINRKKERQIFEIIEKYNITPKCEFYESGIRLSDFLQSYHHLKCNELNDNVLEKIISQMHILHKIKHEDYSYIPKLSLVNEIKKYEQEAKVILISKIEKRFLLNIAKELDTAPSVLCHRDLQLPNILYDGDNVCFIDFEYAEFTSIALELGNFTSELLMCESEINKVCQMYGDIKYDSVIKGQAIANYIWALWGFIYDDYPLARDYLVRFHANLKYLMENNA from the coding sequence TTGAGAGCTATAATTCTAGCAGCAGGGCTTGGTAGCAGACTAAGACCTATGACTTTGCATACGCCAAAGCCACTTTTATTGGTTTATGGTAAGAGTATTTTAGAGCACAATATTGAGCTTTTATTAGACAATGGCTTTGATGATATAGTTGTTGTATGTGGGTATAAGCATGAATCTTTTGATGAGCTACAAAAGAAGCTTTGCTTTACAAAAATAGTTTTTGAAGACTATGAAGGTAAAAATAGTGCTGCCTCATTAAAGTTTGCAAAAGATTTCATACAAAAGGGAACTTTAGTTTTAAATGGTGATTTGTATTTAACTAAGTCTCCTTTAAATCATGCACGATTTGGCGTTACGCAAATATTGGCTCAAGTAATCAAAGATAAATGCTGGGGTTATGCTACTAGTAGCGATTGTGTGCTTTTAGATATTGATATTGATTGTGCAAATTCACTAGGAGATGGTGTAGCATTTTTTGATAATGAATCTGATATGCCTTATATCTTGGAATCTCTAGCTAAATGTAGTGATGATGAGTATTGGGAGGCTTTATTTTTAGAGCTATTTAGATACACTAGAGTATATGTGTTTGATAATGGAGAATTTTATGTAGAAATAGATAGCTTTAAAGATGCCTTGCAACAAAATATGCTAACCCCACAAGAAGTAGCACAAGCATGTTCTGATAATGGAGAGGCTACTAGGTTAGCTGGAATTACAAATATAAATTACAAAATAAGATTCTTAGGCAAAGATAAAGTAATTAGAATTGCAAATAAAGATATAGATAGAATAATAAATAGAAAAAAAGAAAGACAAATTTTTGAGATTATAGAAAAATATAACATCACTCCAAAATGCGAGTTCTATGAAAGTGGGATTCGTTTGAGTGATTTTTTGCAGAGTTATCATCATCTAAAATGTAATGAGCTAAATGATAATGTCTTGGAGAAAATAATAAGCCAAATGCATATATTGCATAAAATCAAACATGAAGATTATAGTTATATACCAAAATTATCGCTTGTAAATGAAATTAAAAAATATGAACAAGAAGCTAAAGTAATTCTAATTTCAAAAATAGAAAAGAGATTTCTGCTTAATATAGCAAAAGAGCTAGATACCGCTCCTAGTGTGTTGTGTCATAGGGATTTGCAATTGCCAAATATCTTATATGATGGGGATAATGTTTGTTTTATTGATTTTGAATATGCCGAATTTACTTCTATTGCATTAGAACTTGGGAATTTTACATCAGAATTGCTTATGTGTGAGAGCGAGATTAACAAAGTATGTCAAATGTATGGTGATATAAAGTATGATAGCGTGATAAAGGGGCAAGCAATAGCAAATTATATATGGGCATTGTGGGGATTTATTTATGATGATTATCCTTTAGCTAGAGATTATTTAGTAAGATTCCATGCAAATTTAAAATATCTCATGGAAAACAATGCTTAA
- a CDS encoding DMT family transporter, translating into MLKGHLLAFLSVFIWSSLYIQTSLLLESFNPFTLLVLQCFIGYLFLLIVYPKFCKILSLKEELLFLLASLLGIVFYNLFLNLSMEISSPSNVSIIIATSPLWTCICAFFLRIEKPYLLFFVGFFISIFGVVLLNFESFLSFNLKGDILALLSSVSWGLYAILIAKLLHYNIIFCVRKILFYGLLLILPLSFVFDFNFAFYKSLDFINSINLLFVGIFSTGICFVLWFYATKLIGAVSANIYVYLTPVITIVVAFFVLDYKLSLLQIFGVIFVLIGVFVSERKPHNKKTKDSK; encoded by the coding sequence ATGCTTAAAGGTCATTTGTTAGCGTTTTTATCGGTATTTATTTGGTCTAGTTTGTATATCCAAACAAGTCTATTATTAGAATCTTTTAATCCATTTACATTGCTTGTTTTGCAGTGTTTTATTGGATATTTGTTTTTGCTTATTGTTTATCCTAAATTTTGCAAGATTCTTAGTCTTAAAGAAGAGCTATTATTTTTACTTGCTTCATTGCTTGGAATTGTGTTTTATAATTTGTTTTTGAATTTGAGCATGGAAATATCAAGCCCTTCAAATGTGAGCATTATAATTGCCACTTCGCCCTTATGGACATGTATATGTGCATTCTTCTTACGCATAGAAAAACCTTACTTATTATTTTTTGTTGGATTTTTTATTTCGATTTTTGGCGTAGTGTTGCTAAATTTTGAATCTTTTTTGAGTTTTAATTTAAAGGGTGATATTTTAGCTTTATTATCTAGCGTATCTTGGGGATTGTATGCTATTTTGATTGCTAAATTATTGCATTATAATATTATCTTTTGTGTGCGGAAGATTCTATTTTATGGGCTTTTGTTAATTTTGCCATTGTCTTTTGTGTTTGATTTTAATTTTGCATTTTATAAAAGTTTGGATTTTATAAATTCGATAAACTTATTGTTTGTAGGCATTTTTTCGACTGGGATTTGTTTTGTTTTGTGGTTTTATGCTACAAAGTTAATAGGTGCAGTATCAGCAAATATTTATGTGTATTTAACTCCAGTGATTACGATTGTTGTTGCATTTTTTGTGCTTGATTATAAGCTTAGTTTGTTGCAGATTTTTGGTGTTATTTTTGTGCTTATTGGAGTGTTTGTATCTGAGAGAAAACCGCATAACAAAAAAACAAAAGATTCAAAATAA
- a CDS encoding ComEC/Rec2 family competence protein, protein MNAPLFTNNKERVFFFLFLLIILALTLSYKYYIFLELKAQKTPLIQAQVLLQYTKHKNNNEYFVLKLKSDFGNFYTTSKEDLQNIQGRLINLRVIFNKVSFLGFLRGFYAPSFNIILLKEKPINNKIKELIISQHNTQIMQEYYLSLFLAESLPKEWRSLVQGYGISHIFAISGYHAGILSAISFFMLGLFYVPLHKRYFPYRNKFYDLGFLALSILVIYYLFLTQSPSYLRAIALYGFGFLMFIRGINILKLETLFWCVAILLALFPSLIFSLGFYFSCMGVLYICLFCKYINLKSGIINKILYIALFNIFIFINMAIISYYFFNEFSYLSILSPIFTLLFVVYYPLVLFLHLCGYGGILDSYLLAWLAIDINTITLTKSYVLFLATNLLSLLAIKFKSAFFMLFILNLLFFCYAVFSQIQTLQ, encoded by the coding sequence ATGAACGCCCCTTTATTTACAAACAATAAAGAGAGGGTGTTTTTCTTTTTATTCTTATTAATCATATTAGCACTCACACTTTCTTATAAATACTATATTTTCCTAGAGTTAAAAGCACAAAAAACACCACTAATACAAGCACAAGTCTTGCTTCAATATACAAAACACAAGAATAATAATGAATATTTTGTATTAAAGTTAAAAAGTGATTTTGGAAACTTTTATACAACTTCAAAAGAAGACTTACAAAATATACAAGGTAGATTAATAAACTTGCGTGTTATATTTAATAAAGTCTCTTTTTTGGGATTCTTGCGTGGATTTTATGCACCTAGCTTTAATATAATCCTACTAAAAGAAAAACCAATAAACAACAAAATAAAAGAACTCATAATAAGCCAACATAACACACAAATAATGCAAGAATACTATCTATCACTATTCTTAGCAGAATCCCTACCAAAAGAGTGGCGTTCTCTAGTGCAGGGCTATGGAATATCACATATATTTGCCATATCTGGTTATCATGCTGGAATCTTAAGTGCAATTAGTTTTTTTATGCTTGGTCTATTTTATGTTCCATTGCATAAAAGATATTTTCCATATAGAAATAAATTTTATGATTTAGGCTTCCTAGCACTTAGCATACTTGTCATATATTATCTATTCTTAACACAATCCCCTTCATATCTTAGGGCTATTGCATTGTATGGATTTGGGTTTTTGATGTTTATAAGAGGGATAAATATCTTAAAGTTAGAAACTCTATTTTGGTGCGTTGCTATACTCTTAGCATTATTTCCTAGCCTTATATTTTCATTGGGATTTTATTTTTCATGTATGGGAGTGTTGTATATTTGTTTATTTTGCAAATATATAAACTTAAAGAGTGGGATTATAAATAAGATTCTATATATCGCTTTATTTAATATTTTTATATTTATAAACATGGCTATTATTTCTTATTATTTCTTTAATGAATTTTCATATCTATCAATACTATCACCAATTTTTACCTTACTTTTTGTAGTGTATTATCCATTGGTTTTATTCTTGCATTTATGTGGCTATGGAGGGATTTTAGATTCGTATCTTTTAGCATGGTTGGCAATAGATATAAACACAATCACACTTACAAAAAGTTATGTGCTATTTTTAGCTACGAATCTCTTAAGCCTACTAGCTATAAAGTTCAAAAGTGCATTTTTTATGCTTTTTATTTTGAATCTTTTGTTTTTTTGTTATGCGGTTTTCTCTCAGATACAAACACTCCAATAA
- a CDS encoding universal stress protein: protein MKDRIVVATDFSDKSLVALTKAIYLAKKLQYTLDVVHIVEYSIFHDPKKDKKAGKNALAKFIEDKFPNPEVEIQQFCYVGSIKNLCEHADERGCRLLCIGATGENHNISEILLGSTTKQIIKKSNTPILVAKNESLSDYVNIFSPTDFSDLSIKVAKTTKKIFPNAKIIFYHMINRPFEMRLGHYGANDDEIEKYNQKSEQKAKEQSRKFLKNFKDKNEVVLDSGILSYTRLLSVAESKNASLIALPTSGKVSFFAIDVLENSQSDVLIWKV from the coding sequence ATGAAAGACAGAATCGTGGTGGCTACGGACTTTTCAGACAAAAGTTTGGTTGCATTAACTAAAGCAATCTATTTAGCAAAAAAATTACAATATACTTTAGATGTCGTGCATATAGTAGAATACTCTATATTCCACGATCCAAAAAAAGATAAAAAAGCCGGTAAAAATGCTCTAGCAAAATTTATTGAAGATAAATTTCCAAACCCAGAAGTTGAAATACAGCAATTTTGCTATGTAGGATCTATTAAGAATCTTTGCGAACATGCTGATGAGAGAGGATGCAGACTTTTATGTATAGGTGCAACAGGAGAAAATCACAACATATCAGAAATACTACTTGGCTCAACAACAAAACAAATCATAAAAAAATCAAACACACCAATACTAGTAGCAAAAAATGAATCTCTATCTGATTATGTAAATATTTTTTCACCAACTGACTTTTCAGATTTGTCTATAAAAGTCGCAAAAACAACAAAAAAGATTTTCCCAAATGCAAAAATAATTTTTTATCACATGATCAATAGACCATTTGAAATGAGACTTGGACATTATGGTGCTAATGATGATGAGATAGAAAAATATAATCAAAAATCAGAACAAAAGGCAAAAGAACAATCAAGAAAATTTTTAAAAAACTTTAAAGATAAAAATGAAGTTGTGCTAGATAGTGGGATTTTGTCTTATACTAGACTGCTAAGTGTTGCAGAAAGCAAGAATGCATCATTAATAGCACTACCTACAAGTGGTAAAGTTAGCTTTTTTGCAATTGATGTTTTAGAGAATTCTCAAAGTGATGTTCTTATTTGGAAAGTATAA
- a CDS encoding aspartate aminotransferase family protein → MENMDLKYVMHTYARNYTYFVRGKNATLFDKSGLDYIDFTSGIGVCSVGHGNKKLSKTIEIQSKNLIHTSNLYAIEPQAKLAKKLVKLSGYDMRVFFSNSGAEANECAIKIARKFGNSSNRYEIITLDSSFHGRTITTLKATAQEKMHKFFNPFPDGFVYAKDLDDIRNKITDKTCAVMLELIQGEGGISPLDKHKVQSIAKYLKKKNILLILDEVQSGIYRSGELFASTLYDITPDIITTAKGLGGGVPIGATLSTLKDIFSFGDHGSTFGGNFLSTSAALTTLDILSNLKENHKLDKTIKYFNKKLEKFQKEYCDIFTQKVGIGLMLGLRMKDENTLKTLIHKAHKNRVLILKSGKNTARFLPPLTISKDEINEGFKRLKKSII, encoded by the coding sequence ATGGAAAACATGGACTTAAAATATGTAATGCATACTTATGCTAGAAATTATACCTATTTTGTTAGAGGTAAAAATGCTACTTTATTTGACAAAAGTGGCTTAGATTATATTGACTTTACTTCAGGCATAGGTGTATGCAGTGTAGGACATGGGAACAAAAAATTATCCAAAACAATTGAGATTCAAAGCAAGAATCTAATTCATACTTCTAATCTATACGCAATAGAACCACAAGCAAAACTGGCAAAAAAGTTAGTCAAACTAAGCGGATATGATATGAGGGTTTTTTTCTCAAACTCTGGTGCTGAAGCTAATGAATGTGCTATTAAAATTGCTAGAAAATTTGGGAATTCATCTAATAGATATGAAATAATCACACTTGATTCGTCGTTTCACGGACGCACGATTACAACACTAAAAGCAACAGCACAAGAAAAAATGCACAAATTTTTTAATCCATTTCCAGATGGATTTGTCTATGCAAAAGACTTAGATGATATAAGAAATAAAATAACTGATAAAACATGTGCAGTAATGCTAGAGCTAATACAAGGTGAAGGTGGAATCTCTCCACTAGATAAACACAAAGTGCAATCCATAGCAAAATATCTAAAAAAGAAAAATATATTACTAATACTAGATGAAGTGCAAAGTGGAATTTATAGAAGTGGAGAATTGTTTGCCTCAACATTATATGATATAACACCAGATATAATAACCACCGCAAAAGGCTTAGGTGGTGGTGTGCCAATAGGTGCTACATTAAGCACACTAAAAGATATTTTCTCATTTGGAGATCATGGAAGCACATTTGGTGGCAACTTCCTATCAACAAGCGCTGCACTAACAACACTTGATATACTAAGCAATCTAAAAGAAAATCACAAACTAGATAAAACAATAAAATACTTCAACAAAAAGCTAGAAAAATTCCAAAAAGAATATTGCGATATTTTTACACAAAAAGTAGGAATCGGGCTTATGCTGGGCCTTAGAATGAAAGATGAAAATACCCTAAAGACACTAATACACAAAGCTCATAAAAATAGGGTGCTAATCTTAAAAAGTGGCAAAAATACCGCAAGATTCCTTCCTCCTCTTACAATATCAAAAGATGAAATAAACGAAGGTTTTAAAAGATTAAAAAAATCCATAATTTAA
- a CDS encoding protein-L-isoaspartate(D-aspartate) O-methyltransferase: protein MQSVKTANMVKEIHRRFSISKEVENAILSVNREIFVPSGFSYMAYSLDALPMAADQWISSPLTVAKMTEYLKCNGADSVLEIGCGSGYQAAILSKIIRRVFSIERIDKLLLEARERIKLCNISNIHTKLDDGQNGWSAYAPFDRILFSASPMEIPNAIISQLNEGGILVAPIQTNNKQIITRWTKKNGCLENKEELESCAFVPVKNGLE from the coding sequence ATGCAATCTGTAAAGACAGCCAATATGGTAAAAGAAATACACAGAAGATTCTCCATAAGCAAAGAAGTTGAAAATGCTATTTTAAGTGTAAATAGAGAAATTTTTGTACCTAGTGGATTTTCTTACATGGCATATAGCCTAGATGCATTACCTATGGCAGCAGATCAATGGATAAGCTCTCCTCTAACGGTTGCTAAAATGACTGAATATTTAAAATGCAATGGTGCTGATAGTGTGCTAGAGATAGGCTGTGGCAGTGGATACCAAGCTGCAATTTTAAGCAAAATAATAAGAAGAGTATTTAGCATAGAAAGAATTGATAAACTACTGCTAGAAGCAAGAGAAAGAATAAAGCTGTGCAATATAAGCAATATACACACAAAGCTAGATGATGGACAAAATGGCTGGAGTGCTTATGCACCATTTGATAGGATATTATTTTCTGCCTCTCCTATGGAAATACCAAATGCAATAATAAGCCAACTAAATGAAGGTGGAATCCTAGTTGCACCAATACAAACAAACAACAAACAAATAATCACAAGATGGACTAAGAAAAATGGGTGCTTAGAAAATAAAGAAGAGCTTGAATCTTGTGCTTTTGTCCCAGTAAAAAATGGTTTAGAATAA
- a CDS encoding carbon-nitrogen hydrolase family protein, with product MISKQLYALQAKTKQNFEDNLNHIRELIINCDLDSIILLPEVCLTNFAYQKMEEASEFAKVATQALLDLSQEKTIVTTMIEKYKDGFYNNLKVFHNKELLHKQSKNKLFPLGNEHLHFKAGDIEEITPFNIDGLKCGAINCFELRFIELWERLKGCDLILVPAQWSKERKDNFETLTKALAITTQSFVIASNGANDSMAKGSGIITPLGYETRDDTKEIINLKANFNEVAKARKFIDIGL from the coding sequence ATGATTTCTAAGCAACTATACGCATTACAAGCAAAAACAAAGCAAAATTTTGAGGACAATCTAAACCACATAAGAGAGCTAATAATAAACTGCGATTTAGATTCAATTATACTCTTGCCTGAAGTATGTTTGACTAATTTTGCCTATCAAAAAATGGAAGAAGCATCAGAGTTTGCTAAAGTTGCAACACAAGCATTACTTGATCTATCACAAGAAAAAACAATAGTAACTACAATGATAGAAAAATATAAAGATGGCTTTTACAACAATCTAAAGGTATTTCATAACAAAGAACTATTGCACAAGCAGAGCAAAAATAAATTATTTCCACTAGGCAATGAACATTTGCACTTTAAAGCAGGCGACATAGAAGAAATTACACCATTTAACATAGATGGCTTAAAATGTGGTGCTATAAATTGTTTTGAACTTAGATTTATAGAACTTTGGGAGAGATTAAAGGGTTGCGATTTGATACTTGTCCCTGCCCAATGGAGCAAAGAAAGAAAAGACAACTTTGAGACCCTAACAAAAGCACTAGCAATCACAACGCAAAGCTTCGTAATAGCAAGTAATGGTGCAAATGATAGCATGGCAAAAGGAAGTGGAATCATAACTCCACTTGGATATGAAACTAGAGATGACACAAAAGAAATAATAAATCTAAAAGCAAACTTCAATGAAGTAGCAAAAGCAAGAAAATTCATTGACATAGGATTATAA
- a CDS encoding ribonucleotide-diphosphate reductase subunit beta, translating to MINRKKIYNPNSTEGVNDRKIFGGNPTSIFELNKIKYQWAYNLWKVMLANSWFPEEVNMTQDKRDYTDGLTPEEKIGYDRALAQLIFMDSLQTNNLIDNVNPYVTSPEINLILVRQAFEEALHSQSYAVMVESISANTDEIYEMWRTDMHLRSKNDYIANVYEELAKNPTEEALLKAMFANQILEGIYFYSGFAYFYTLARSGKMLGSAQMIRFIQRDEVTHLLLFQNMIKSLKKEMPHLFTKSLEEEVIEMFKEAVKIETAWGIYITQGKILGLTSEIIEEYICYLADDRLKKIGMSPIYNAKHPIKWVESFSSFNDQKTNFFEGNVTNYAKGSINFDDF from the coding sequence ATGATAAATAGAAAGAAAATATATAATCCAAACTCCACTGAAGGCGTAAATGACAGAAAAATTTTTGGCGGAAATCCAACAAGTATTTTTGAGCTTAATAAAATAAAATATCAATGGGCGTATAACCTATGGAAAGTAATGCTTGCAAACTCATGGTTCCCAGAAGAAGTCAATATGACGCAAGATAAAAGAGACTATACAGATGGACTAACACCAGAGGAAAAAATAGGCTATGATAGGGCTTTAGCGCAACTTATATTTATGGATTCTCTTCAAACTAATAATCTAATTGATAATGTAAATCCATATGTAACAAGCCCAGAGATAAATCTAATTCTAGTGCGTCAAGCATTTGAAGAGGCATTGCATTCACAAAGCTATGCAGTAATGGTTGAATCAATTTCTGCTAACACAGATGAAATCTATGAAATGTGGCGAACAGATATGCACCTAAGAAGTAAAAATGATTATATTGCAAATGTTTATGAAGAGCTTGCCAAAAATCCGACAGAAGAAGCATTGCTAAAGGCTATGTTTGCAAATCAAATTTTAGAAGGCATTTATTTTTATTCTGGTTTTGCATACTTCTACACTCTTGCACGAAGTGGTAAAATGCTAGGAAGTGCTCAAATGATAAGATTCATACAAAGAGATGAAGTAACACACTTATTATTATTCCAAAATATGATCAAATCTCTAAAAAAAGAAATGCCTCATCTTTTCACAAAATCACTAGAAGAAGAAGTTATAGAAATGTTCAAAGAAGCGGTGAAAATAGAAACTGCATGGGGAATTTATATAACTCAAGGCAAGATTTTGGGGCTAACTAGCGAGATAATAGAAGAATATATATGCTATCTTGCAGATGATAGACTAAAAAAAATAGGAATGTCACCAATATACAACGCAAAACACCCTATAAAATGGGTGGAATCTTTTAGCTCATTTAATGACCAAAAGACCAATTTCTTTGAAGGCAATGTTACAAACTATGCAAAGGGGAGTATAAATTTTGATGATTTCTAA